The sequence CGACGGTGTACACCCTCCCAGTCGCGAACCCGTCGGTTCGCCGTTCGAGCATCGGTACGATGACGAGTCGCTTGAGGCCCATCCGAATCGGAACGCGCGTCACCGGGAACGCGAGCAGGAATCCCAGCGCGTCCGTGACCAGCCCCGGCGTCAGCAGGAACGCGCCGGCGGCGATGAGCATGCCGCCGTCGACGACCTCGTTCGTCGGAATCTCGCCACTGGCCGCCGAGCGCTGCATCCGCCGGAGCGTGTGTCGCCCCTCCGCGCGGACGAAGAGCATCCCGAGAAGGGCGGTCAGGACGACGAGCGCGACCGTCGGAAGGGCGCCGATGTGACTCGCGACGACGACCAGCAGGAAGGCGTCCGCGAGCGGCACCATCAGCAGGGCCGCGAAGAGCCACCGAACCATCGTCCACTCTTTGCGGTCGGTTGCATATATCCCTTCGGCTCGGCTCCGATACGCTTTCCAGGGGTGGATGCGAGGGTCCCGTATGGACGACGCCGCGGACGCCATGAAGGTCGAGTGGCGGGAGTGGGGCCAGGCCGCCTTCGACCGGGCACAGGAGACCGACCAACCGATATTGCTCTCGATCACGGCCAAGTGGTGTGGATGGTGCCAGACCATGGACGCGACGACGTACGCCCGCCCCCGCATCGCGGCCATCGCCAACCACGATTTCGTACCGATTCGGGTGGACGCCGATCGACACCCCCGGGTACGGGATCGGTACAACGCCGGCGGCTTCCCGTCGACGGTCGTGTTGACGCCGTCGGGACGGCTCGTCGCCGCGGGTTCGTATCTCGATCCAGAGCAGATGGGCGACCTGCTGGAACGGTCCCTCGAGGAATGGCGGTCGACCGGCGAGGAGGCTGGGCAGGTGCCGCCCTCCCTGAAGAACCGTGAACCGCCCTCCGGCTCCCTCACCGAGGACGTGGAACGCTTCATCAACGGCCAGGTCGAAGCCCAGTTCGACGAGGAGCACGCCGGCTGGGGCACCGAGGAGAAGTTCCCGATGCCGGACACCATCGAGTTCGCACTGAAACGCCAGCCCGAGCGTGCAAAAAGGACGCTGGACGCGCTTCGGGCCGCCCTCTTCGACGACCACGACGGTGGGTTCTTCCGCCACGCGGGGGATCCCGACTGGTCCAACCCCACCCGGGA is a genomic window of Halanaeroarchaeum sulfurireducens containing:
- a CDS encoding FxsA family protein, with amino-acid sequence MVRWLFAALLMVPLADAFLLVVVASHIGALPTVALVVLTALLGMLFVRAEGRHTLRRMQRSAASGEIPTNEVVDGGMLIAAGAFLLTPGLVTDALGFLLAFPVTRVPIRMGLKRLVIVPMLERRTDGFATGRVYTVGFPGGDDDRMGGGTARQGGEGPGSGPSPGGSNSSDETIDLDSDAYEVEFEDSN